DNA sequence from the Thauera sedimentorum genome:
GGCGGGCTCGAGCGATGAGTCTATAACCATATAAGCGTACGATGATATACTGACGCCGAAACATCATTCGGCCAGGCGGCAAGGGGTCGCTTCGCCGGTACACGGAGGAGGCGAGGATGAGCTCTCAAGAACACGAAAACCGATTGCTGCAGAGTCTGGCGCGTGCGCCGCTCGATCGGCGAACCTTCCTGACCCTGGGTGCCGCCGGCGCGGGCAGCCTGATGCTGGGCGCCAAGCCGGCCCGGGCGGCCGAACGGGTCAGGACGGCGGCGCACATCGTCATTGCCGGCGCGGGCGCTGCCGGGCTGGCGACCGCGTCGCGGCTGGCCGCGCGTCTCGATGGCGCGAAGATCACCCTCATCGATGCGCGCAAGCCGCATTTCTACCAGCCCGGCTTCACCCTGGTGGCGGCGGGCATCAAGCCGGCCGACTACGTGGTGTCGACCACCGCCGAATACGTGCCGGGCGGTGTCGAGCTGATCGAGGAGGCCGTGGCCGAGTTCGACCCCGAGGGCAAGCGGGTGGTCACCGCCAGCGGCCGCGCCCTTGCCTACGACTACCTGGTGGTCGCCACCGGCCTCAAGCTCGACTACGAGGCCATCGAAGGCATGGACGTCTCGCTGATCGGCCAGAACGGCATGGGCAGCATCTACCACAGCCCGCAGGCCGCGGCGGCCACCTGGGGTGCGCTGTCGCAGTTTGCCGACCGTGGCGGGGTAGGGGTGTTCAGCCGCCCGGCCACCGAGATGAAATGTGCGGGCGCACCGCTCAAGTACACCTTCATCGCCGACGACCACCTGCGCCGGCGCGGCAATCGCGGCAAGGCGGAGATCATCTACAACGCCAACAACAAGTCGCTGTTCAGCGTGCCCATCGTGCATGAGAAGGTGCGCATGCTGTTCCGCGACCGTGGCATCAAGACCCACTACGACCGGGTGCTGACCCGCATCGAGCCGGGTCGCCGCGTGGCCACCTTCAGCACGCCGGACGGCCTGGTCGAGCAGCCCTACGACTTCATCAACGTGATCCCGCCGATGCGCGCGCCCGATGCGGTGCGCAACAGCCCGCTACGCTGGCAGGACGGCCCCTGGGCCGCAGACGGCTGGATGGACGTGGAGCGCGGCAACCTGCGCCACAAGCGCTACCCGGAGGTGTTCGGCATCGGCGACATCGCCGGCGTGCCCAAGGGCAAGACCGCGGCCAGCGTGAAGTGGCAGGTGCCGGTGGCGGTCGATCACCTGGTGGCGGACATCGCTGGCCGGCAGAGCGACGCGGTGTATGACGGCTACACTTCCTGCCCGCTGATCACCCGCCTGGGCCGGGCGATGCTGGTCGAGTTCGACTACGAGAACAACCTCACCCCGTCCTTCCCGGGCATCGTTGCGCCGCTGGAGGAACTGTGGGTGAGCTGGGTGATGAAGACCATGGCGCTCAAGCCCACCTACATCAGCATGCTGCGCGGTCGCGCCTGAGGAGGACGGAAAGATGAAAGAACTCGACCCGATGGTCTTCCTGGCCGTGTTCCAGGAAATGCTCGGCCCCTTGCTGTGGTTGCTGGTGTTGCTGGCGGTGGGCGGCATCGCCGCCTTCGTCGCGGTGCTGGTGAAGGAGCGCCACATCGTCAGCCGGCGCCTGGTGCGTGCCGAACTGCTGGGCCTGGTCGGCGGCGCGCTGTCGCTGGTGCTGATGGCCAAGGTGTCCTCGTCGGGCTTCACCGACGCGGGCGGGCCGGCCGACTGGTTCCTGATCGCGCTGGTGTTCGGCGTGGGTCTCGCCGGCACCACCATCCTGGTCTATGCGTTGGCCGGCTGGCGCGACCTGCTGAGCGGTTCGCGCTGAGCCGCAATGCGGGGCCGGTTCAGCCGGCCCCGCGAATGGCGTCCGCCCAGCAGTTGGGCGTCTCGAACAGGCGCACCTGCTCCAGTCGCAGGTCGTTGCCGTAGCTGTCCCGATACAGCGGGTCCAGGATCTCGAAGGCAAGCCGGGCAAGGTTCTCGGCCGTGGGGATGACGTCCAGCACCACGGTCTTGTGGCCCGGAATGCGGGCCAGCAGGTCGACCACCACGGTGTCGCCGCGATAGACCAGGAAGGCGTGATCCCACAGATCCACCAGATGGTGCTTGGCGATGGTCTTCACGTCGGCAAAATCCATCACCATGCCGTTGACCGGCTGGCCGGCCGCGTCGATGATGCGTCCTGAGAGCGTCACCTCGATCGCGTAGCGGTGGCCGTGCATGTGACGGCACTGGCTCGCGTGATCGGGAATCCGGTGTCCGGCGTCGAACTCCAGTCGGCGGGTGATGCGCATGATCAATCTCGGCGGTAAAGGGCGCGGATTATACACCGCGTGCAGTGCCGCCGCTGGCCGTTTTTCCTTCCGCCACAATGACTTCCAGCAAGATTGAGCTGAGCGTTCGCAATCATGACCGCGATCTTGCGGGCATGACCTACGTGTACCCGGTCCTGTCCCGCCGGGCCGGCGGCGTGTCGGTGGGGGTGAATCTCAACCCCAACAACGCCTGCAACTGGCACTGCGTGTACTGCCAGGTACCGGACCTCGTTCGCGGTGCCGCGCCGCTCATCGACCTGGCGCGGCTGGAGGCGGAACTCGACGGCTTTCTCAACGCGCTGGTCAACGGCGACTGGCTGCTGCGCAATGCGCCGGAAGGCGCGCGCGAAGTGCGCGACATCGCGCTCTCCGGCAACGGCGAACCGACCAGTGCGGCGGCCTTTCCCGAGGTCGTCGAACTCATCCATCGCCTGCGGCAGAAGTACGGTCTGACCCGGGTGCCGCTGCGGCTTATCACCAACGGCAGCCTGCTCGGCCGGGAGCGTGTGCGTGCCGGCATCGCGCGCATGGGCGAGATCGGCGGCGAGGTGTGGTTCAAGGTGGATGGCGGGCGGCCCGAGGATATCGAGCGCATCAACGGCGTGCGCATGCCGGTGGCCCGCGTGGTGCGCAACCTGGCCGCCTGCGCGCAGCTGTGTCCCACCTGGGCGCAGACCTGCGTGTTCCGCTGGGATGGCGTCGGACCGGATGCCCAGGCCCTGGCGGCCTATCTGGACGTGCTCGAGCGCGCCGGCAGCGACCGCCTGCGCGGTGTGCTGCTCTACGGCGTCGCGCGCCCGTCCATGCAGCCGGAGGCGCCGCGCGTCAGCCCGGTGAGTCTGGACGAGCTTGAATGCGTGGCCGAAGCCATCAGAAAAAAGGGGCTGACCGTAACGGTCAGCCCCTGATGCAGCCAGCCGCCGACGGCGGCGCTGCAGTGTTCAGCTGCGTTCCTTGCGCTTGGCGCGGGCTTCCTTCTTGAGCGACTTGTAGAGCTCGGGATTGCTGGCCTTGAGGTATTCGGCCACTTCCACGTCTTCCTTCTTGACCTTGTTGATGTCGATCTGCTCGATATGCACCAGGCGGAGCAGCGCCTGCACCGGGCGGGGGATGTTGCGGCCGCTCTCGTAGCGCGAACCGCCGCTCTGGGTGACGCCGATCTTGGACCAGAACTGCGACTGGTTCATGCCGAGCTTGCGGCGGATCTCGCGGACATCGATGTTGTCAACGTTTTTCATTGCCTCTCTTCCTGTCGAGTAATGTCAGGCGCGTTATGAGACACGACTGACTGATAATGGTTCCATACAACTTAAGTTGTATGATGAGCGCAGTATAGATCAGCATGTCCGGAACATACAACCACGATATGAACATAACTAGGGTTAACCACAGTCGACATGCGCTTACCCACTAGCCTGAAAGGGAAATTCGAAAGTTGTAACCCTATGTGAGTAGTGCTTTCGGCCGGTTTTCGTGCCCACTCCGGGCGCTTTCAGAAGGGCGTCCGGGAGGGCTTGAGCGCCACGTCTCGCGGCGCAGCGCGGCCAGTCATGCGGCCGCCTGCGGATTGGGCCGGCAACGCCCGCCGGGATGCCGGAAAACCCGCCTTCAAGCTGCCCTTTCGCTGCCACATTCGTTAGAATTGCGCCTTTTATCCACAGGCACTGGATACGACGATGGCACTGATAGTTCAGAAGTACGGCGGCACCTCGGTCGGCAGCCCGGAGCGCATCAAGAACGTCGCCAAGCGGGTGGCGAAGTTCCAGGCTCAGGGCCATCAGGTGATCGTCGTGGTTTCGGCGATGAGCGGCGAGACCAACCGCCTGATCGCGCTGACCAAGGAGGTTGCCGCCAACCCCGATCCGCGCGAGCTCGACGTGGTGGTGTCCACCGGCGAGCAGGTCACCATCGGCCTGCTGTGCATGGCCCTCAAGGACATCGGCCAGAAGGCCAAGAGCTACACCGGCGGCCAGGTGCGCATCCTCACCGACTCCTCGCACACCAAGGCGCGCATCCTGAACATCGACGAGGCGCCGATCCGCCGCGACCTCAACGAAGGCAACGTGGTCGTGGTGGCCGGCTTCCAGGGCGTTGACGAGCACGGCAACATCACCACCCTGGGCCGTGGCGGCTCCGACACCACCGGCGTGGCGCTGGCCGCCGCGCTGAAGGCCGACGAGTGCCAGATCTACACCGACGTCGACGGCGTCTATACCACCGACCCGCGCATCGTCCCGGAAGCGCGCAAGCTCGACACCATCACCTTCGAGGAAATGCTGGAAATGGCCAGCCTGGGCTCCAAGGTGCTGCAGATCCGCTCGGTCGAGTTTGCCGGCAAGTACAAGGTCAAGCTGCGCGTCCTCTCCAGCTTCCAGGAGGAAGGCGAGGGCACGCTCATCACTGTTGAGGAAGATTCGAACATGGAACAACCCGTCATCTCCGGCATCGCCTTCAACCGCGACGAAGCCAAGGTCACCGTGCTGGGCGTGCCCGACAAGCCCGGCATCGCCTACCAGATCCTCGGCCCGGTGGCCGATGCCAACGTCGACGTGGACATGATCATCCAGAACGTCAGCCACGACGGCACCACCGACTTCTCCTTCACCGTGTCGCGCGGCGACCTGGACAAGGCGGTCGGCATCCTGGAAGGCGTCAAGGCCCACATCGGCGCCCGTGCGGTGGAAAGCGACAAGACCGCCGCCAAGGTCTCGGTGGTCGGCGTCGGCATGCGCTCTCACCCCGGCGTGGCCTCCAAGATGTTCCGCACCCTGGCCGAGGAAGGCATCAACATCCAGATGATCTCCACCTCCGAGATCAAGATTTCGGTGGTCATCGAAGAGAAGTATCTGGAACTTGCGGTGCGCGTGCTGCACAAGGCTTTCGGCCTCGACGCCGCCTGAGCGCAAGTAAATTGACCGGGAGGCGCCGAATCGCTATGATCGCGCCTTCCTGACGGAGACGTGGCCGAGAGGTCGAAGGCACTCCCCTGCTAAGGGAGCATGCGGGCTAAAACTCGCATCGAGGGTTCGAATCCCTCCGTCTCCGCCAAGCAAAGCAAAAAGCCCTTGAGTTTCAAGGGCTTTTTCTTTTTCTGCGGCGCTTGGGCTAAGCACTGCCCTCGTGCGCGCACTCCGCGATCAGCGCTGCGAGCGCTGGCAGTCCCTCGCGGATGGCCACCGGTCCGGGCGAGAGAATGATCGCCGACTTGATCTCGTGCAGGCGGCCGGTGCGTACCGCCGGCACGGCTTCCCAGCCGGGGCGTGCGGACACTTTCTCGGCACGGAAGCGCTTGCCGCACCATGAACCGATGACCAGTTCAGGCGCTCGGCGTGCGGCCTCCAGCGGATCGGCGAGGATGCGGTCGCGCGCCGAGGGGCGGGTGGCAAGTTCGGCGAAGATGTCCTCGCCGCCGGCGATGGCGATCAGTTC
Encoded proteins:
- a CDS encoding NAD(P)/FAD-dependent oxidoreductase codes for the protein MSSQEHENRLLQSLARAPLDRRTFLTLGAAGAGSLMLGAKPARAAERVRTAAHIVIAGAGAAGLATASRLAARLDGAKITLIDARKPHFYQPGFTLVAAGIKPADYVVSTTAEYVPGGVELIEEAVAEFDPEGKRVVTASGRALAYDYLVVATGLKLDYEAIEGMDVSLIGQNGMGSIYHSPQAAAATWGALSQFADRGGVGVFSRPATEMKCAGAPLKYTFIADDHLRRRGNRGKAEIIYNANNKSLFSVPIVHEKVRMLFRDRGIKTHYDRVLTRIEPGRRVATFSTPDGLVEQPYDFINVIPPMRAPDAVRNSPLRWQDGPWAADGWMDVERGNLRHKRYPEVFGIGDIAGVPKGKTAASVKWQVPVAVDHLVADIAGRQSDAVYDGYTSCPLITRLGRAMLVEFDYENNLTPSFPGIVAPLEELWVSWVMKTMALKPTYISMLRGRA
- a CDS encoding DUF5368 domain-containing protein, which encodes MKELDPMVFLAVFQEMLGPLLWLLVLLAVGGIAAFVAVLVKERHIVSRRLVRAELLGLVGGALSLVLMAKVSSSGFTDAGGPADWFLIALVFGVGLAGTTILVYALAGWRDLLSGSR
- the queD gene encoding 6-carboxytetrahydropterin synthase QueD, whose translation is MRITRRLEFDAGHRIPDHASQCRHMHGHRYAIEVTLSGRIIDAAGQPVNGMVMDFADVKTIAKHHLVDLWDHAFLVYRGDTVVVDLLARIPGHKTVVLDVIPTAENLARLAFEILDPLYRDSYGNDLRLEQVRLFETPNCWADAIRGAG
- a CDS encoding radical SAM protein — encoded protein: MTSSKIELSVRNHDRDLAGMTYVYPVLSRRAGGVSVGVNLNPNNACNWHCVYCQVPDLVRGAAPLIDLARLEAELDGFLNALVNGDWLLRNAPEGAREVRDIALSGNGEPTSAAAFPEVVELIHRLRQKYGLTRVPLRLITNGSLLGRERVRAGIARMGEIGGEVWFKVDGGRPEDIERINGVRMPVARVVRNLAACAQLCPTWAQTCVFRWDGVGPDAQALAAYLDVLERAGSDRLRGVLLYGVARPSMQPEAPRVSPVSLDELECVAEAIRKKGLTVTVSP
- a CDS encoding helix-turn-helix domain-containing protein: MKNVDNIDVREIRRKLGMNQSQFWSKIGVTQSGGSRYESGRNIPRPVQALLRLVHIEQIDINKVKKEDVEVAEYLKASNPELYKSLKKEARAKRKERS
- a CDS encoding aspartate kinase, coding for MALIVQKYGGTSVGSPERIKNVAKRVAKFQAQGHQVIVVVSAMSGETNRLIALTKEVAANPDPRELDVVVSTGEQVTIGLLCMALKDIGQKAKSYTGGQVRILTDSSHTKARILNIDEAPIRRDLNEGNVVVVAGFQGVDEHGNITTLGRGGSDTTGVALAAALKADECQIYTDVDGVYTTDPRIVPEARKLDTITFEEMLEMASLGSKVLQIRSVEFAGKYKVKLRVLSSFQEEGEGTLITVEEDSNMEQPVISGIAFNRDEAKVTVLGVPDKPGIAYQILGPVADANVDVDMIIQNVSHDGTTDFSFTVSRGDLDKAVGILEGVKAHIGARAVESDKTAAKVSVVGVGMRSHPGVASKMFRTLAEEGINIQMISTSEIKISVVIEEKYLELAVRVLHKAFGLDAA